One window from the genome of Nicotiana sylvestris chromosome 9, ASM39365v2, whole genome shotgun sequence encodes:
- the LOC138877080 gene encoding premnaspirodiene oxygenase-like, translating to MQFFNFFSLFLFVSFLFLFKKWKNSNSQTKRLPPGPWKLPILGSMLHMLGGLPHHVLRDLAKKYGPIMHLQLGEVSLVVISSPGMAKEVLKTHDLAFANRPLLVAAKIFSYNCMDIAFSPYGNYWRQMRKICLLELLSAKNVKSFNSIRQDEVHRMIKFFRSSPGKPVNVTKRISLFTNSMTCRSAFGQEYKEQDEFVQLVKKVSNLIEGFDVADIFPSLKFLHVLTGMKAKVMNTHNELDAILENIINEHKKTSKSDGESGGEGIIGVLLRLMKEGGLQFPITNDNIKAIISDIFGGGTETSSTTINWAMVEMMKNPSVFSKAQAEVREILRGKETFGEIDVEEFKYLKMVIKETFRLHPPVPLLLPRECREETDLNGYTIPLKTKVVVNVWAMGRDPKYWDDVESFKPERFEHNSMDYIGNNYEYLPFGSGRRICPGISFGLANVYFPLAQLLYHFDWKLPTEINPSELDLTEAAGAACARKNDLHLIATAYQHCEE from the exons ATGCAGTTCTTcaacttcttttcccttttcctttttgtGTCATTCCTCTTTTTATTTAAGAAATGGAAGAATTCCAATAGCCAAACCAAAAGATTGCCTCCAGGTCCATGGAAATTACCTATTCTTGGAAGCATGCTTCATATGCTAGGTGGACTTCCACATCATGTCCTTAGAGATTTAGCCAAAAAATATGGACCAATTATGCACCTTCAACTAGGCGAAGTTTCTCTGGTTGTTATTAGTTCTCCTGGGATGGCAAAAGAAGTACTAAAAACTCATGACCTCGCTTTTGCAAATAGGCCTTTACTTGTAGCTGCCAAGATTTTTTCTTATAATTGCATGGACATTGCCTTTTCTCCTTATGGCAATTACTGGAGACAAATGCGTAAAATTTGTCTCTTGGAATTGCTCAGTGCCAAAAATGTCAAGTCATTCAACTCAATTAGACAAGATGAAGTTCATCGTATGATTAAATTTTTTCGATCATCTCCTGGTAAGCCAGTTAATGTTACAAAAAGGATTTCACTTTTCACAAACTCTATGACATGTAGATCAGCATTTGGACAAGAATATAAGGAGCAAGACGAATTTGTACAACTAGTCAAAAAAGTGTCAAACTTAATAGAAGGGTTTGATGTGGCTGATATATTCCCTTCACTGAAGTTTCTTCATGTGCTCACTGGAATGAAGGCTAAAGTTATGAATACACACAATGAATTAGATGCCATTCTtgaaaatatcatcaatgagCACAAGAAGACTTCAAAAAGCGATGGTGAATCAGGAGGTGAAGGTATAATTGGTGTACTGCTAAGACTTATGAAAGAGGGAGGCCTTCAATTTCCAATCACTAACGACAACATCAAAGCTATCATTTCT GACATCTTTGGTGGGGGAACAGAAACTTCATCAACAACAATTAATTGGGCCATGGTCGAAATGATGAAGAATCCAAGTGTATTTTCCAAAGCTCAAGCAGAGGTAAGAGAAATCTTGAGAGGGAAAGAAACTTTTGGTGAAATTGATGTCGAGGAGTTCAAATACCTAAAGATGGTCATTAAAGAAACTTTCAGACTCCATCCTCCAGTACCTCTTTTGCTTCCAAGAGAATGTAGAGAAGAAACGGACTTAAACGGCTACACTATTCCATTGAAAACAAAAGTCGTGGTTAATGTTTGGGCAATGGGAAGAGATCCAAAATATTGGGATGACGTAGAAAGCTTTAAACCTGAGAGATTTGAACACAACTCTATGGATTATATTGGTAataattatgaatatcttccctTTGGTAGTGGAAGGAGAATTTGCCCCGGAATATCATTTGGTTTAGCAAATGTTTATTTTCCACTGGCTCAATTATTGTATCACTTTGACTGGAAACTCCCAACTGAAATCAATCCAAGTGAATTGGACTTGACTGAGGCGGCTGGAGCAGCTTGTGCCAGAAAGAATGACCTACACTTGATCGCAACTGCTTATCAACACTGTGAAGAGTGA